From the Thalassomonas actiniarum genome, the window TCCTCCCGGATAGGCGAGTCGGAAGCGGGCTGCTATGGTGTTATCGGTTAAGGGGTCAGGTAAGGTATTAGTCAAGATCAGCCACCGTACTTCATGCCTAAACTCGCCTGTTTACGTTGAAAGCCATAAAGTCCCAGCAAGACGATAAAGGAAAACACCACCATACCGACGGCCAGGGCATGGGCCTGGGCATATTCCAGCGCTTCGACATGATCATAAATTTGCACCGATACCACCCGGGTTTCACCGGGAATATTGCCGCCTATCATCAATACCACGCCAAACTCTCCCACGGTATGGGCAAAGCCGAGTATGGCGGCGGTAATAAAGCCGGGTTTTGCCAGCGGCAGTACCACAGTGAAAAAAGTATCCCATGGTCCCGCCCTCAGGGTGGCGGCGGCTTCAAGCGGACGTTCGCCGATGGCTTCGATGGCATTTTGAATGGGTT encodes:
- the modB gene encoding molybdate ABC transporter permease subunit, yielding MTFSEADMDAIYLTLRLATTVTLLLLLIGTPIAWWLARTKSWWKGPVGAIVALPLVLPPTVLGFYLLLAMGPNGVIGQFTQSLGLGTLPFTFWGLVIGSIFYSMPFVVQPIQNAIEAIGERPLEAAATLRAGPWDTFFTVVLPLAKPGFITAAILGFAHTVGEFGVVLMIGGNIPGETRVVSVQIYDHVEALEYAQAHALAVGMVVFSFIVLLGLYGFQRKQASLGMKYGG